The Alosa sapidissima isolate fAloSap1 chromosome 6, fAloSap1.pri, whole genome shotgun sequence genome window below encodes:
- the LOC121711294 gene encoding protein eva-1 homolog A isoform X2, with the protein MALISSALATYTYIAEHTERAALYFVCGVCVGLFLTLFALVVQISCRTDCPRRPFHRPCRSGSTPANRHTGSRRRPSGRGPHRNRHGGVYTDSDSTDDSDDSDWDACSDLSARRHRRFERTLNTNVFTSAEELERAQRLEERERIIREIWMNGQPDVPGTRSLNRYY; encoded by the exons ATGGCCCTCATCAGCAGCGCCCTGGCAACCTACACCTACATCGCAG agcACACGGAGCGGGCAGCGctctactttgtgtgcggcgtGTGTGTGGGCCTCTTCCTCACGCTATTCGCCCTGGTGGTGCAGATCTCATGCCGCACCGACTGCCCGCGCCGCCCCTTCCACCGGCCCTGTCGCTCCGGCTCGACCCCGGCCAACCGCCACACGGGCAGCCGGCGCCGTCCGTCGGGCCGCGGGCCGCACCGCAACCGCCACGGCGGCGTTTACACGGACAGCGACTCGACGGACGACTCGGACGACTCGGACTGGGACGCGTGCTCGGACCTGTCGGCGCGGCGACACCGCCGCTTCGAGCGCACGCTCAACACCAACGTGTTCACGTCGGCCGAGGAGCTGGAACGCGCCCAGCGGCTTGAGGAGCGCGAGCGCATCATCCGTGAGATCTGGATGAATGGCCAGCCGGACGTGCCGGGCACTCGCAGCCTCAACCGCTACTACTGA